A stretch of the Streptomyces sp. NBC_01428 genome encodes the following:
- a CDS encoding LLM class flavin-dependent oxidoreductase: protein MPVEFIGMIGARDSEGGGQGPAVDPGFTRMFARVHEEAGFDRVLIGHSSSSPDGGQVAAYVAAHTERLGLLLAHRPGTVAPTMAARTFATLDAFSGGRLAVHVISGGHDAEQRRDGDYAAKEDRYARTDEFLDVVKRAWTEEEGFGHDGRFYRFDDFRSEVRPVQHPHMPLYFGGSSPAAYRVGGKHADVFALWGEPLAETAEQIAAVHAGARAAGRTVMPGISVSFRPVLGATEDEAWERAFGILDGLRRQGTAGGFFDRSRPPLPLGPSVRPENAGSRRLLAVAERGERHDRALWTAPAAVTGAAGNSTALVGTPETVARALLDYVDIGVTTFLLRGHQPVQDAGEFGRTLLPLVRQEVERREREARAQG from the coding sequence GTGCCGGTTGAGTTCATCGGAATGATCGGGGCACGGGACTCCGAGGGGGGCGGCCAGGGGCCGGCCGTGGACCCCGGCTTCACGCGGATGTTCGCCCGCGTGCACGAAGAGGCCGGCTTCGACCGCGTCCTGATCGGGCACAGCTCCAGCTCGCCCGACGGCGGCCAGGTCGCCGCGTACGTCGCGGCCCACACCGAACGCCTCGGACTGCTGCTCGCCCACCGCCCGGGAACCGTCGCCCCCACCATGGCGGCCCGTACCTTCGCCACCCTCGACGCGTTCAGCGGCGGGCGGCTCGCCGTGCACGTCATCTCCGGCGGTCACGACGCGGAACAGCGGCGGGACGGCGACTACGCGGCCAAGGAGGACCGCTACGCCCGCACGGACGAGTTTCTCGACGTGGTGAAGCGGGCGTGGACCGAGGAGGAGGGGTTCGGTCACGACGGCCGCTTCTACCGCTTCGACGACTTCCGTTCCGAGGTGCGGCCGGTCCAACACCCGCACATGCCGCTCTACTTCGGCGGATCCTCGCCCGCCGCGTACCGGGTGGGCGGCAAGCACGCGGACGTGTTCGCGCTGTGGGGCGAGCCCCTGGCCGAGACCGCCGAGCAGATCGCGGCCGTGCACGCGGGAGCGCGCGCCGCCGGGCGCACGGTCATGCCGGGGATCAGTGTCTCGTTCCGCCCGGTGCTCGGCGCGACCGAGGACGAGGCCTGGGAGCGGGCGTTCGGGATCCTGGACGGGCTCCGACGGCAGGGGACCGCGGGCGGCTTCTTCGACCGGAGCAGGCCGCCGCTGCCCCTCGGGCCGTCGGTACGCCCGGAGAACGCGGGCTCGCGGAGGCTCTTGGCCGTGGCGGAGCGGGGCGAGAGGCACGACCGCGCCCTGTGGACGGCGCCCGCGGCGGTGACCGGAGCCGCGGGGAACTCGACCGCTCTGGTGGGGACACCGGAGACCGTGGCCCGCGCCCTGCTGGACTACGTCGACATCGGTGTCACGACGTTCCTGCTCCGCGGACACCAACCGGTCCAGGACGCGGGGGAGTTCGGGCGCACCCTGCTGCCGCTGGTGCGACAGGAGGTCGAGCGGCGCGAGCGGGAGGCGCGGGCTCAGGGATGA
- a CDS encoding response regulator transcription factor, translating into MSPFAVEILELLSDRELEVLGYLAEGHTYSSIARRMNLSPHTVDTYLRRIRGKAGVSNRAHLMVLALQVSRRHDFGMTQV; encoded by the coding sequence GTGAGTCCGTTCGCCGTCGAAATCCTGGAACTCCTCAGCGACCGCGAGCTCGAAGTTCTGGGCTACCTCGCCGAAGGCCATACCTATTCCTCCATCGCGCGGAGAATGAATCTCAGCCCGCACACGGTGGACACCTATCTGCGCAGAATCCGGGGAAAGGCGGGAGTCAGCAATCGCGCGCATCTGATGGTTCTAGCCCTTCAGGTCTCGCGCCGGCACGACTTCGGCATGACGCAGGTGTGA